A single genomic interval of Anopheles marshallii chromosome 2, idAnoMarsDA_429_01, whole genome shotgun sequence harbors:
- the LOC128706967 gene encoding vacuolar protein sorting-associated protein 26C, producing MSITVEIKLRRANKVYYEGETVSGVVQIVCGSETKHDGITLALEGSVNLQISNKNVGIFEALYNSVKPITLLNQHCDLAPSGKLPIGPSEFPFEFPLICPKEPKTLYETYHGVFVNITYMLRCDIKRSFLAKSVQKTQQFIIQYRPVVERPAKEVQFSISPDTLQKTAKERISIPRFLISGTLDSTDCCVTKPFTGSVTVHHTEVAIKSIEIQLVRVETCGCAEGYSRDATEIQNIQIADGNVCPKVAIPIYMTLPRLFTCPTLITKNFKVEFEVNLVIIFGDDYLVTENFQILLDRTA from the exons ATGTCAATTACTGTAGAAATAAAGCTTCGCCGAGCGAACAAAGTTTACTATGAAGGG GAAACAGTTTCGGGAGTGGTTCAGATCGTCTGTGGATCGGAAACGAAACATGACGGTATAACGCTCGCACTGGAAGGTTCGGTGAACCTTCAGATCAGCAATAAGAATGTGGGCATCTTTGAGGCATTGTACAACAGTGTCAAACCGATTACTTTGCTGAATCAGCACTGTGATCTCGCTCCGTCCGGCAAGCTGCCCATCGGACCGAGCGAATTCCCTTTCGAATTTCCTCTCATTTGTCCGAAAGAGCCGAAAACGCTGTACGAAACGTATCACGGTGTGTTCGTAAACATAACGTACATGCTACGTTGCGACATTAAGCGAAGTTTTCTGGCGAAAAGTGTCCAGAAAACGCAACAGTTCATCATACAGTACCGGCCGGTAGTGGAACGTCCAGCGAAGGAGGTACAATTCTCGATCAGTCCCGATACGCTGCAGAAAACGGCAAAGGAACGGATCTCTATTCCACGGTTTTTGATTTCCGGTACGCTCGATTCGACCGACTGTTGTGTGACGAAACCATTCACCGGAAGCGTTACGGTGCATCATACGGAGGTGGCCATCAAGTCGATCGAAATACAGCTGGTGCGGGTGGAAACGTGCGGTTGTGCCGAGGGTTATTCACGTGACGCAACCGAGATCCAGAACATCCAGATTGCGGACGGCAATGTGTGCCCAAAGGTAGCGATACCGATCTACATGACGCTGCCAAGGCTGTTCACCTGTCCCACGTTGATTACAAAGAATTTTAAAGTTG AATTTGAGGTGAATCTCGTAATAATCTTTGGTGACGATTATTTGGTGAC
- the LOC128708088 gene encoding distal membrane-arm assembly complex protein 2 — translation MYKLVRHTIKLPVALNRASVHRDPSTDIKPVGPKVDLDPDIEKRIEDDKRRLQWRTPYSERSDSFYSVFKLFASENRNSELVEKMQQPINLSPSSILEWWQKRRITVEAQMQKFLPERHATLGDDIATAHFIVHRGGSVRFRGSTKWIQQDEDDEYDLPRHHVPGMVLEEVRCDGMTLFYEGMENIQKLLRLKHLSFENVALFNDWYLDRISGNTLPSLEKLNLRGTAITHRGLNCLYRLPSLKVLLIDDPEKDILWKLTVAMLEEWNPNLRIVSSE, via the exons ATGTACAAGCTAGTCAGACACACGATTAAGCTACCGGTAGCGTTAAACCGTGCTAGTGTTCACAGAGACCCATCTACTGATATCAAACCGGTCGGTCCGAAAGTAGATCTTGATCCGGATATTGAAAAACGCATTGAGGATGATAAACGGCGTCTCCAGTGGCGTACACCGTACTCGGAGCGTTCGGATAGCTTCTACAGTGTGTTCAAGCTGTTTGCCTCAGAGAATCGTAATTCCGAGCTGGTGGAAAAGATGCAGCAACCTATCAATCTTTCGCCGAGTTCTATTCTAGAATGGTGGCAAAAGAGGCGCATAACCGTTGAAGCACAGATGCAAAAGTTCCTTCCCGAACGGCATGCCACACTGGGAGATGATATAGCGACCGCTCATTTCATCGTACATCGGGGTGGATCCGTCAG GTTTCGTGGAAGCACCAAATGGATTCAACAAGACGAAGATGACGAGTACGATCTTCCCCGGCATCATGTGCCCGGTATGGTGTTGGAGGAGGTACGCTGCGATGGAATGACCTTATTTTACGAAGGCATGGAAAACATTCAGAAGCTGCTGCGCTTGAAGCACCTCTCGTTTGAGAATGTAGCACTCTTTAACGATTGGTATCTTGATCGGATCTCTGGGAATACGCTGCCTTCGCTGGAGAAGCTCAATTTACGCGGAACAGCCATCACTCATCGTGGGCTCAATTGCTTGTATCGTTTGCCCAGCTTGAAGGTGCTACTCATTGATGATCCTGAAAAGGACATTTTATGGAAGCTAACGGTAGCTATGCTTGAGGAATGGAATCCAAACTTGCGAATTGTCTCGAGTGAATGA